A window from Gasterosteus aculeatus chromosome 14, fGasAcu3.hap1.1, whole genome shotgun sequence encodes these proteins:
- the LOC120831573 gene encoding uncharacterized protein LOC120831573 codes for MATPLPPPQHGGIDHNLPTCGDTQCSSHGTCVPSTDGGLVCDCNLGYQGETCDDTVNGSLSLPLTLSVLAVIIGILIVAVILAKLRRKQKKRNRKHLEEKHGYDIVA; via the exons ATGgccacccctctccctcctccccagcaCGGAGGCATCGACCACAACCTGCCCACCTGTGGAGACACGCAGTGCAGCAGCCACGGTACCTGCGTGCCTTCTACGGATGGCGGTCTGGTGTGCGACTGCAACCTGGGCTACCAGGGTGAAACCTGCGACGACACGGTCAACGGGTCCCTGAGTTTACCGCTGACCCTCAGTGTGCTGGCTGTCATCATCGGGATACTGATCGTGGCTGTCATCTTGGCTAAGCTCAGGCGGAAGCAAAAAAAGAGGAACAG GAAACATCTGGAAGAAAAACATGGCTACGACATTGTTGCGTGA
- the LOC120831571 gene encoding claudin-23: MPSRSRQEWIRLSMRTPGILIFGMVLAPCGLILNLTSTVAPNWRTLTGFQNRPADEFLQQGIWEVCRASSINTRIDCSLQDATYFQQQIIEVARGLMVASLIVTLIGLAVAIPGVRCWKDRPNWILAGLGGLLIFLSGVMTIIPIAWYTHIFRTIPTVSINTAAPPNPAVQVGYCIILGYIGGIFEILGGLVMFIGICRCCGGKNRGETRVEEVTGTRFRNQKRPTRRVEVPSLDRARSSASSSIPYSKDSMDEDVSFPRAKSTAARTVNTSNGGRPYDVDL; this comes from the coding sequence atgCCGAGTCGATCCAGGCAGGAGTGGATCCGGTTATCCATGCGCACCCCGGGCATCCTGATCTTCGGGATGGTTCTGGCTCCCTGCGGCCTGATCCTGAACCTGACATCGACCGTGGCCCCAAACTGGAGGACCCTCACAGGATTCCAGAACCGCCCGGCCGACGAGTTCCTCCAGCAAGGCATCTGGGAGGTCTGCAGGGCCAGCTCAATCAACACGAGAATCGATTGCAGCCTGCAGGACGCCACGTATTTTCAACAACAGATCATCGAGGTCGCCCGGGGTTTGATGGTGGCCTCCCTCATCGTGACTCTGATCGGGCTGGCGGTGGCCATCCCGGGGGTCCGCTGCTGGAAAGACAGGCCCAACTGGATCCTGGCCGGCCTGGGCGGACTGCTGATATTCCTCTCGGGAGTCATGACCATCATACCCATCGCCTGGTACACCCACATATTCAGGACCATCCCGACGGTGTCTATAAACACAGCTGCGCCTCCGAACCCAGCCGTGCAGGTCGGCTACTGCATCATCCTGGGCTACATCGGCGGGATCTTTGAAATCCTGGGCGGCCTCGTCATGTTCATCGGGATCTGCCGGTGCTGCGGGGGGAAGAACCGCGGGGAGACGCGCGTCGAGGAGGTGACGGGGACCCGGTTCAGGAATCAGAAGCGGCCGACGAGACGAGTCGAAGTGCCGAGCCTGGACCGGGCCAGGAgcagcgccagcagcagcatcccGTACTCGAAGGACTCCATGGACGAGGACGTGTCCTTCCCCCGGGCCAAGAGCACGGCGGCCCGGACGGTCAACACCTCGAACGGCGGCAGACCCTACGACGTTGACCTGTGA